A window from Thermomonas aquatica encodes these proteins:
- a CDS encoding DUF488 family protein: protein MSAMPSAVRTLWTIGHSTRPWPQFVDMLHAPGIEVLADVRRFAGSRRNPQFSRDVMPQALDEAGIRYWPLPALGGRRKPQADSPNTAWRVEAFRAYADYLADPAYIAAREALMATASDERTCVMCAEAVWWRCHRRLIADDFVARGWTVLHLLAPGKTEPHVLNPDAVMVDGVLRYPGPQPALL from the coding sequence ATGTCCGCGATGCCGTCGGCGGTGCGCACGCTCTGGACCATCGGCCATTCCACCCGGCCGTGGCCGCAGTTCGTGGATATGCTGCACGCGCCCGGCATCGAAGTGCTGGCCGACGTGCGCCGTTTCGCCGGCTCGCGCCGCAATCCGCAGTTTTCGCGGGACGTGATGCCGCAGGCACTGGACGAAGCCGGCATCCGCTACTGGCCGCTGCCGGCGTTGGGCGGGCGACGCAAGCCGCAGGCGGATTCGCCGAACACGGCGTGGCGGGTCGAGGCCTTTCGCGCCTATGCCGATTACCTGGCCGATCCAGCCTACATCGCCGCGCGCGAGGCGCTGATGGCGACGGCATCGGACGAACGCACCTGCGTGATGTGCGCCGAGGCGGTGTGGTGGCGCTGCCATCGCCGGCTGATCGCCGACGATTTCGTCGCCCGCGGCTGGACCGTGCTGCACCTGCTGGCGCCGGGCAAGACCGAACCGCACGTGCTCAACCCGGACGCGGTGATGGTCGATGGCGTGCTGCGCTACCCGGGCCCGCAGCCCGCGCTACTTTGA
- a CDS encoding PQQ-dependent sugar dehydrogenase — translation MRHHTTLLFCIALPFALNACAQPAQSTSAAPNVQTQATPAGKMRIETVASGLEHPWAVALLPEGGFLVSERPGRLRRIAADGTLSAPIAGVPAVFAQGQGGLLDVVLDPQYAANKRIWLSFAEPGDGDTAGTAVATATLGATALTDVQVIYRQLPKLEGGNHFGSRIAFDGKGHVYISQGERNQKALAQDLEVLQGKLVRLNIDGTQPADNPFANGVGVRRAIWSYGHRNMQGLAVDPRSGKLWESEHGPRGGDELNLPEAGKNYGWPVISDGMDYGSNRPYPETRGREAAGMERPHHVWAKSPALSGMAFYTGRPGNAWNDSLFLGALADRNLIRLTLDGDRIVSEERLLTDLGKRIRDVRVGTDGDVYVLTDEDNGQLLRLVPPAASK, via the coding sequence ATGCGCCACCACACCACGCTCCTGTTTTGCATCGCGCTGCCGTTCGCGCTCAACGCCTGCGCACAGCCGGCGCAATCGACCAGCGCTGCACCGAACGTGCAAACGCAGGCCACCCCCGCGGGCAAGATGCGCATCGAGACCGTCGCCAGCGGCCTCGAGCATCCGTGGGCGGTCGCGTTGCTGCCGGAAGGCGGTTTCCTCGTGAGCGAACGCCCCGGCCGCCTGCGCCGGATCGCCGCCGACGGCACGTTGTCCGCGCCCATCGCCGGCGTCCCGGCGGTGTTCGCGCAGGGCCAGGGCGGCCTGCTCGATGTCGTGCTCGATCCGCAATACGCGGCGAACAAGCGCATCTGGTTGAGCTTCGCCGAACCCGGCGATGGCGATACCGCAGGCACCGCGGTCGCCACCGCCACGCTCGGGGCCACCGCGCTGACCGACGTGCAGGTGATCTATCGGCAATTGCCCAAGCTGGAAGGCGGCAACCATTTCGGTTCGCGCATCGCCTTCGACGGCAAGGGCCATGTCTACATCAGCCAGGGCGAACGCAACCAGAAGGCGCTGGCGCAGGACCTGGAAGTGCTGCAGGGCAAGCTGGTACGGCTGAACATCGACGGCACCCAGCCCGCCGACAATCCCTTTGCCAACGGCGTCGGCGTGCGCCGCGCGATCTGGAGCTACGGCCATCGCAACATGCAGGGCCTGGCCGTCGATCCGCGCAGCGGCAAGCTCTGGGAAAGCGAGCACGGCCCGCGCGGCGGCGACGAACTCAACCTGCCCGAAGCCGGCAAGAACTACGGCTGGCCGGTCATCAGCGATGGCATGGACTACGGCAGCAACCGCCCCTACCCCGAAACCAGGGGCCGCGAGGCCGCCGGGATGGAACGCCCGCACCACGTCTGGGCGAAATCGCCGGCCTTATCCGGCATGGCGTTCTACACCGGCCGCCCCGGCAACGCCTGGAACGACAGCCTGTTCCTCGGTGCGTTGGCCGACCGCAACCTGATCCGGCTGACGCTGGACGGCGACCGCATCGTGTCCGAGGAGCGCCTGCTCACCGACCTCGGCAAGCGCATCCGCGACGTGCGTGTGGGCACCGATGGCGACGTCTATGTGCTGACCGACGAGGACAACGGCCAGCTGCTGCGACTGGTGCCGCCCGCTGCCTCAAAGTAG
- a CDS encoding alpha/beta hydrolase codes for MRNVLLWKVVLAVAALAVLAAAPAFARTEKHVVHGPALEGNLQGNSPDRTVYVILPPSYGTDGDRRYPVLYFLHGRTSTAEEYDGLIPFDADLQAAGEGSHEMIIVVPDTDTLFGGSMYTNSPTSGNFEDFIARDLVRYVDGHFRTMARREARGLAGHSMGGYGTLRIGMRHPETFVALYAMNPCCLLPIGASDPKFERMSLEDAVHGDSRTLVNFELATAWSPNPRNPPFYADLSTQDGKPVPLVIAQRAANAGVAMAAQYVPALKAMKAIGMDIASADFVRPDALAMHEELLKFGIPHRWEDYQGDHMDRVPDRFRSVLLPFFAQAFAGARP; via the coding sequence ATGCGAAACGTCCTGCTGTGGAAGGTGGTGCTGGCGGTGGCGGCCCTTGCCGTCCTGGCCGCCGCCCCGGCGTTCGCCCGCACCGAAAAACACGTGGTCCACGGCCCGGCGCTGGAAGGCAACCTGCAGGGCAATTCGCCGGACCGGACGGTGTACGTGATCTTGCCGCCGAGCTACGGCACCGACGGGGATCGGCGCTACCCGGTGCTGTATTTCCTGCATGGTCGCACCTCCACCGCCGAGGAATACGACGGCCTGATCCCGTTCGATGCCGACCTGCAGGCGGCGGGCGAAGGGTCGCACGAGATGATCATCGTCGTGCCGGACACCGATACGCTGTTCGGCGGTTCGATGTACACCAACTCGCCCACCAGCGGGAACTTCGAGGATTTCATCGCCCGCGACCTGGTCCGCTACGTCGATGGCCATTTCCGCACGATGGCCAGGCGCGAGGCGCGCGGCCTGGCCGGGCATTCGATGGGCGGCTACGGCACCTTGCGGATCGGCATGCGCCATCCCGAAACGTTCGTCGCGCTGTACGCGATGAATCCCTGCTGCCTGTTGCCGATCGGCGCCTCCGATCCGAAATTCGAACGCATGTCGCTGGAAGACGCGGTGCATGGCGATTCCAGAACGCTCGTCAATTTCGAACTCGCCACCGCGTGGTCGCCCAATCCGCGGAATCCGCCGTTCTACGCCGACCTGTCGACCCAGGACGGCAAGCCGGTGCCGTTGGTGATCGCCCAGCGGGCGGCCAACGCGGGCGTGGCGATGGCGGCGCAGTACGTGCCTGCGCTGAAGGCGATGAAGGCGATCGGCATGGATATCGCCAGCGCGGATTTCGTCAGGCCCGATGCGCTGGCGATGCACGAGGAATTGCTCAAGTTCGGCATCCCGCATCGCTGGGAGGACTACCAGGGCGACCACATGGATCGGGTGCCCGACCGCTTCCGTTCGGTGCTGCTGCCGTTCTTCGCGCAGGCGTTCGCCGGGGCGAGGCCATAG